In Cicer arietinum cultivar CDC Frontier isolate Library 1 chromosome 1, Cicar.CDCFrontier_v2.0, whole genome shotgun sequence, one DNA window encodes the following:
- the LOC101505264 gene encoding large ribosomal subunit protein uL1-like has product MSKLQSDALREAISGITADSKEKNRKFVETIELQIGLKNYDPQKDKRFSGSVKLPHIPRPKMKICMLGDAQHVEEAEKIGLDWMDVEALKKLNKNKKLVKKLAKKYHAFLASEAVIKQIPRLLGPGLNKAGKFPALVSHQESLESKVNETKAMVKFQLKKVLCMGVAVGNVSMDEKQIFQNVQLSVNFLVSLLKKNWQNVRCLYLKSSMGKSYRVF; this is encoded by the exons ATGAG TAAGCTTCAGAGTGATGCTTTGAGAGAAGCCATCTCAGGAATCACGGCTGATTCCAAGGAGAAAAACAGGAAATTTGTGGAGACTATTGAACTCCAGATTGGTCTTAAAAACTATGATCCACAAAAGGATAAGCGTTTCAGTGGTTCTGTTAAATTGCCTCACATTCCTCGTCCCAAGATGAAAATCTGTATGCTTGGAGACGCTCAGCATGTTGAGGAG GCAGAGAAAATAGGATTGGACTGGATGGATGTTGAAGCTTTGAAGAAGctaaacaaaaataagaaattgGTGAAGAAACTTGCAAAGAAGTACCATGCCTTTTTAGCTTCTGAAGCTGTCATCAAGCAGATTCCTCGTCTCCTGGGTCCTGGTCTCAACAAGGCAg GAAAGTTCCCTGCCCTTGTTTCCCACCAAGAATCTCTCGAGTCTAAGGTCAATGAGACTAAGGCTATGGTCAAATTCCAGCTTAAAAAAGTGCTCTGCATGGGAGTAGCTGTTGGCAATGTCAGTATGGATGAAAAACAAATTTTCCAAAATGTACAACTGAGTGTTAACTTCCTTGTCTCCTTGTTGAAAAAGAACTGGCAAAAT GTTAGGTGTTTGTATCTGAAGAGTTCCATGGGCAAATCTTACCGTGTcttttaa